From Triticum urartu cultivar G1812 chromosome 2, Tu2.1, whole genome shotgun sequence, a single genomic window includes:
- the LOC125540874 gene encoding protein trichome birefringence-like 28, whose protein sequence is MDSLATSTARRWALCSLLCLCLFSAGLLLGSRPFFFPALLPPPWEHFSRLQQQPAPRPHLPPHHHHHAAAYHDHDDSTAPAPDAGPGDLGSEEEKRDEEPAASAPSPLRAAAAYHDPDDSTAPAPDAGSGDVGSEEEEQDEELAASAPAPAPASDGDGEGRECDLFDGSWVRDPARYPLYEAAECPFLSDQVTCRRNGRPNSGYEQWRWQPRGCGGAVGRLDGHGALEQCRNRRLVFVGDSLNRNMWESLACILYTALPDRSRARVHHASSEHKIFRAMDYNCSVEFFWSPFLVQLETKPDRTKVLKLDQLPAMLQQVIGADVLVFNTGHWWTHTGKLRAWDHLERNGMLVKMEGEEAFSRALRTWARWVDHNVDQTRTRVFFRSVSPEHKGANWCYNQTSPIAADEAIVPWFPKSMVSIVEGSIRSMRTPAAYLNITRLSELRIDAHPSVYSINRDGKPLTLEQRKQPVAYADCSHWCLPGLPDTWNVLLLASLTRYPSSNVQL, encoded by the exons GGATTCCCTCGCGACGTCCACGGCCCGGAGATGGGCGCTCTGCTCCCTCCTCTGCCTCTGCCTCTTctccgccggcctcctcctcggctcccgccccttcttcttccccgcgctgctgccgccgccgtgGGAGCACTTCTCCAGGCTGCAGCAGCAGCCCGCTCCACGTCCTCAtcttcctcctcatcatcatcatcatgctGCTGCCTACCATGACCACGACGACTCAACGGCACCAGCGCCGGACGCCGGCCCCGGAGATCTTGGCAGCGAGGAGGAGAAGCGAGACGAGGAGCCGGCAGCGTCAGCGCCCTCTCCCCTTCGTGCTGCTGCTGCTTACCATGACCCCGACGACTCAACGGCGCCAGCGCCGGACGCCGGCTCGGGAGATGTCGgcagcgaggaggaggagcaagACGAGGAGCTGGCAGCGTCGGCGCCCGCGCCCGCTCCGGCATCGGACGGCGACGGAGAGGGAAGGGAGTGCGACCTGTTCGACGGGAGCTGGGTGCGCGACCCGGCGAGGTACCCGCTGTACGAGGCGGCGGAGTGCCCGTTCCTCAGCGACCAGGTCACCTGCCGGAGGAACGGCCGCCCGAACTCCGGCTACGAGCAGTGGCGGTGGCAGCCGAGGGGGTGCGGCGGCGCCGTCGGGAGGCTCGACGGCCACGGGGCGCTGGAGCAGTGCCGGAACAGGCGGCTCGTGTTCGTGGGCGACTCGCTCAACAGGAACATGTGGGAGTCGCTGGCCTGCATCCTCTACACGGCGCTGCCCGACCGCTCGCGGGCGCGCGTCCACCACGCCAGCTCCGAGCACAAGATCTTCCGCGCCATG GATTACAATTGCTCGGTGGAGTTCTTCTGGAGCCCGTTCCTGGTGCAGCTTGAGACCAAGCCGGACCGGACCAAGGTGCTCAAGCTAGACCAGCTCCCAGCCATGCTTCAGCAGGTGATCGGGGCAGACGTCCTCGTCTTCAACACCGGCCACTGGTGGACACACACCGGCAAGCTCAGGGC CTGGGATCACCTGGAGAGAAACGGGATGCTGGTCAAGATGGAAGGAGAGGAGGCATTCAGCAGAGCGCTGAGGACATGGGCGAGATGGGTGGATCACAACGTGGACCAGACCAGAACCAGAGTCTTCTTCCGAAGCGTCTCGCCTGAACACAAGGG CGCGAACTGGTGCTACAATCAGACGTCTCCCATCGCCGCGGACGAAGCAATCGTTCCATGGTTCCCCAAGAGCATGGTGTCCATCGTCGAGGGGAGCATACGGAGCATGAGGACGCCCGCCGCATATCTGAACATCACGCGCCTTTCCGAGCTCAGGATCGACGCCCATCCTTCGGTGTACTCGATCAACCGGGATGGGAAGCCTCTGACGTTGGAGCAACGAAAGCAGCCGGTCGCGTATGCTGACTGCAGCCACTGGTGCCTGCCGGGGTTGCCTGACACATGGAATGTGcttttgcttgcttccttgacgaGATATCCCTCATCTAATGTACAGTTGTAG